From a region of the Bradyrhizobium diazoefficiens genome:
- the pcaB gene encoding 3-carboxy-cis,cis-muconate cycloisomerase, protein MPAFAASTTVLDSMLFRDAFGTPEMREVFSDLALVARYAEVEVALAKAEATCGVIPQEAAETIAARTDVAALDFDLLRQETDIVGYPILPLVHQMVKQCGEAGRYVHWGATTQDIMDTAVVLQLRAALQIVERDIDELRSILANLSKRHRDTPMAGRTHLQQALPVTFGYKTAIWLAMFDRHAERLAQLKPRVLVGQFAGAAGTLASLGDKGFEVQEALCTELKLGVPVSTWHVARDGFAEAVNFLALVTGSLGKIALDIMIMASTEFAEVYEPFVKGRGASSTMPQKRNPISSELMLAASKAVRQHAGLMLDAMVQDFERATGPWHAEWMAIPESFVLTAGALHQAKFALAGLIVDEKKMNDNLAVSRGLIVAEAVMMGLAPQLGRQEAHDVVYDACRQANEKCMSLADALSADSRIASRIDRATIEALTSPRNYLGLAPAMVDRVLKSATR, encoded by the coding sequence ATGCCCGCTTTTGCCGCCTCCACCACCGTGCTCGACTCCATGCTGTTCCGCGACGCCTTCGGCACGCCCGAGATGCGGGAGGTGTTCTCCGACCTCGCGCTGGTGGCGCGCTATGCCGAGGTCGAGGTGGCGCTGGCGAAGGCGGAGGCGACGTGCGGCGTGATTCCGCAGGAGGCGGCCGAGACGATTGCGGCGCGGACCGACGTCGCTGCGCTCGATTTCGATCTGTTGCGGCAGGAGACCGACATCGTCGGCTATCCGATCCTTCCTTTGGTGCACCAGATGGTGAAGCAATGCGGCGAGGCCGGCCGCTACGTGCATTGGGGCGCGACCACACAGGACATCATGGACACCGCCGTGGTGCTGCAACTCCGCGCTGCGCTGCAGATCGTCGAACGCGACATTGACGAGCTCCGCAGCATCCTGGCGAACCTCTCGAAACGCCATCGCGACACGCCGATGGCGGGCCGCACCCACCTCCAGCAGGCGCTGCCGGTGACCTTCGGCTACAAGACCGCGATCTGGCTCGCAATGTTCGATCGTCACGCCGAGCGGCTGGCGCAGCTGAAGCCGCGCGTGCTGGTCGGCCAGTTCGCCGGCGCTGCCGGCACGCTGGCTTCGCTCGGCGACAAGGGTTTCGAGGTGCAGGAGGCGCTCTGCACCGAGCTGAAGCTCGGCGTTCCCGTCTCGACCTGGCACGTCGCGCGCGACGGATTTGCCGAGGCCGTGAATTTTCTTGCGCTCGTCACCGGCTCGCTCGGCAAGATCGCGCTCGACATCATGATCATGGCCTCGACCGAGTTCGCCGAGGTCTACGAGCCTTTCGTCAAGGGGCGCGGCGCCTCCTCGACCATGCCGCAGAAACGCAACCCGATCTCGTCGGAACTGATGCTGGCGGCCTCCAAGGCGGTACGCCAGCACGCCGGCCTGATGCTCGACGCCATGGTGCAGGATTTCGAGCGCGCCACGGGTCCCTGGCACGCCGAATGGATGGCGATCCCCGAAAGCTTCGTGCTGACCGCCGGCGCGCTGCACCAGGCGAAATTCGCACTCGCAGGTCTCATCGTCGACGAAAAGAAGATGAACGACAATCTCGCCGTCAGCCGTGGCCTGATCGTGGCCGAAGCGGTCATGATGGGGCTCGCGCCGCAGCTCGGCCGGCAGGAGGCCCATGACGTGGTCTATGATGCCTGCCGTCAGGCCAATGAGAAGTGCATGAGCCTGGCCGATGCGCTCTCTGCGGACTCGCGGATCGCGAGCCGCATCGATCGCGCCACGATCGAGGCGCTCACTTCACCAAGAAATTACCTCGGGCTCGCGCCCGCCATGGTCGACCGGGTGCTGAAATCAGCAACGCGATGA
- a CDS encoding nitronate monooxygenase → MTSDRLQRFGDRLALPLIAAPMFLVSGVELMVAACRNGIVGSFPTVNCRSTDQFDEWLTAIETQLRRHEDQISRKAAPLCPNLIVHRSNARLEQDLAVLLRHKPEIVITSVGSPALVLKPLHDVGALVLADVASIRHAERAAEAGADGLVLLTAGAGGQTGWLNPFAFVRAVRAFYDGIIVLAGGISDGHALHAAEVLGCDLAYMGTKFIATRESMADGRHKQMLVESCADDILLTTAFTGLQTSMLRPSILAAGLDPDDLPTRGAIDIGKDIDIAARESRPKRWRDIWSGGHSTSGVTDVLPVDELVARTVIEYREARARLFP, encoded by the coding sequence GTGACATCCGATCGACTGCAACGCTTCGGCGATCGTCTCGCTCTGCCTCTGATCGCAGCTCCGATGTTCCTGGTATCGGGCGTCGAACTCATGGTTGCGGCCTGCCGCAACGGGATCGTCGGCAGCTTTCCCACCGTGAACTGCCGCAGTACGGACCAGTTCGATGAATGGCTCACCGCGATCGAGACGCAGCTGCGCCGGCACGAAGATCAAATCAGCCGCAAGGCAGCGCCGCTCTGTCCGAACCTGATCGTGCACCGCTCCAATGCGCGGCTCGAGCAGGATCTCGCCGTCCTGTTGCGCCATAAGCCGGAGATCGTCATCACGTCGGTCGGCTCGCCCGCGCTCGTGTTGAAGCCGCTGCACGATGTCGGGGCGCTGGTGCTGGCGGACGTCGCTTCCATCCGCCATGCCGAACGCGCGGCGGAAGCAGGTGCCGACGGGCTGGTGCTGCTGACCGCCGGCGCCGGCGGCCAGACCGGCTGGCTCAACCCGTTCGCCTTCGTCCGCGCGGTGCGCGCGTTCTACGACGGCATCATCGTGCTCGCGGGCGGCATCAGCGATGGTCATGCGCTGCATGCGGCCGAAGTGCTCGGCTGCGATCTCGCCTACATGGGCACGAAGTTCATCGCGACACGCGAGAGCATGGCGGACGGCCGCCACAAGCAGATGCTGGTCGAGAGCTGCGCCGACGACATCCTGCTCACCACTGCGTTCACGGGTTTGCAGACCAGCATGCTGAGGCCGTCGATCTTGGCCGCGGGGCTTGATCCCGACGATCTGCCGACGCGTGGCGCGATCGACATCGGCAAGGACATCGACATTGCCGCGCGCGAGAGCAGGCCAAAGCGTTGGCGCGACATCTGGAGCGGAGGGCACTCGACCTCGGGGGTAACGGACGTGCTCCCCGTCGACGAACTCGTTGCGCGAACGGTGATCGAATATCGTGAGGCGAGAGCGCGCCTCTTCCCGTAG
- a CDS encoding aminopeptidase — protein sequence MTDHRNSTASIDPNKLDRLAEVAVKVGLGLRPGQDLLLTAPAIALPLVRRIAVHAYKAGAGIVTPILSDEEMTLARYRHGHDGSFDRAAGWLYEGMAKAFSDNTARLAIVGDNPMLLSGEDPSKVARASKANSMAYQPALEKIVNFDTNWNIIAFPSPSWAKQVFPDDPEDVAVGKLADAIFAASRVDREDAMDNWASHNAVLRERTNWLNGQRFRALQYSGPGTDLTIGLADGHEWEGGASLSKNGISCNANIPTEEVFTTPHCRRVNGHVVSSKPLSYQGTLIDNIAVRFEDGKIVDAKASRGAEVLNKVLDTDEGARRLGEVALVPHSSPISQSGLLFYNTLFDENAASHIALGQCYSKCFVNGAQLTPQQIAAQGGNQSLIHIDWMIGSGETDIDGILSDGSKVPVFRKGEWAK from the coding sequence ATGACTGATCACCGCAATTCCACCGCTTCCATCGATCCCAACAAACTCGATCGGCTGGCCGAGGTGGCGGTGAAGGTGGGCCTGGGCTTGCGGCCGGGACAGGATCTTCTTCTGACAGCGCCAGCAATCGCGCTGCCGCTGGTGCGGCGGATCGCCGTGCATGCCTACAAGGCCGGCGCCGGTATCGTGACGCCGATCCTGTCGGACGAGGAGATGACGCTGGCGCGTTACCGCCACGGCCACGACGGCAGTTTCGATCGTGCCGCCGGCTGGCTCTACGAGGGCATGGCCAAGGCGTTCTCGGACAACACCGCGCGGCTCGCCATCGTCGGCGACAATCCGATGCTGCTGTCGGGCGAGGATCCTTCAAAGGTGGCGCGCGCCAGCAAGGCGAATTCGATGGCCTATCAGCCCGCGCTGGAAAAAATCGTCAATTTCGACACCAACTGGAACATCATCGCCTTTCCGAGCCCGTCCTGGGCCAAGCAGGTCTTCCCCGATGATCCCGAGGACGTCGCGGTCGGCAAGCTCGCGGATGCAATCTTCGCAGCCTCGCGCGTCGACCGCGAGGACGCGATGGACAATTGGGCGAGCCACAATGCGGTGCTGCGCGAGCGTACCAACTGGCTCAACGGCCAGCGCTTTCGCGCGCTGCAATATTCGGGGCCCGGCACCGACCTCACGATCGGGCTTGCGGACGGCCATGAATGGGAGGGCGGCGCTTCGCTCTCCAAGAACGGCATCAGTTGCAACGCCAACATCCCGACCGAGGAGGTCTTCACGACGCCGCATTGCCGCCGCGTCAACGGCCACGTCGTGAGCTCGAAGCCGCTGTCCTACCAGGGCACGCTGATCGACAACATCGCGGTGCGCTTCGAGGACGGCAAGATCGTGGACGCAAAAGCCTCGCGCGGCGCGGAGGTGCTGAACAAGGTGCTCGACACCGACGAAGGCGCCCGGCGCCTCGGCGAAGTGGCGCTGGTGCCGCATTCCTCGCCGATCTCGCAGAGCGGACTGCTGTTCTACAACACGCTGTTCGATGAGAACGCAGCGTCTCACATCGCGCTGGGCCAGTGCTATTCGAAATGCTTCGTCAACGGCGCGCAGCTCACGCCGCAGCAGATCGCGGCGCAAGGCGGCAACCAGAGCCTGATCCATATCGACTGGATGATCGGTTCGGGCGAGACCGATATCGACGGCATTTTGTCCGATGGCAGCAAGGTCCCGGTGTTCCGCAAGGGCGAGTGGGCGAAGTAG
- a CDS encoding cupin domain-containing protein has translation MSRSLIEIGSCNVDLEPRPIEPSWIIEGNPVSRSHILSTSADGTASTIIWHCTEGRFNWYYDIDETIMIMEGSIVLESDGMPPKRYGPGDVIFFRDGAHAKWHVEGYVKKIAFCRKTNPIMIGFLIRVVNKLKKMFALTGERRPASLMGAG, from the coding sequence ATGTCGCGTTCATTGATTGAAATCGGTAGTTGCAATGTGGATCTCGAGCCGCGGCCGATCGAGCCGTCCTGGATCATCGAGGGCAATCCCGTGTCGCGCTCGCACATCCTGTCCACCAGCGCAGACGGCACCGCCTCGACCATCATCTGGCACTGCACCGAAGGACGCTTCAACTGGTACTACGATATCGATGAGACGATCATGATCATGGAAGGATCGATCGTGCTCGAAAGCGACGGCATGCCGCCGAAGCGCTACGGCCCCGGCGACGTCATTTTCTTCCGCGACGGCGCCCATGCCAAATGGCACGTCGAAGGCTACGTCAAGAAGATCGCCTTCTGCCGCAAGACCAATCCCATCATGATCGGTTTCCTGATCCGCGTCGTCAACAAGCTCAAGAAGATGTTCGCCCTCACCGGCGAGCGGCGTCCGGCCTCGCTGATGGGCGCAGGCTAG
- a CDS encoding amidohydrolase family protein, whose product MAASGLPANTSGLFVEPREDWLALHQEEIIDPLRPIVDPHHHLWNRGHRYLIEEMAADIASGHNIVATVYVDCRSMYRAHGPEAFRPVGEVEFANGVAAMSASGAYGKAAICAGIVSHANLLLGDAAKGVLEAEIAAGNGRFRGIRHSSAWDEDPVVAGMYANRPKGLLRDPSFRKGFACLAPLKLSFDAWLFHPQIDELTELARAFPDTRIVLDHCGGPAGIGRFAGRREEVFPQWRASIREIATCENVVVKLGGLAMCLLGYDFHLRERPPSSEELAAAWRPYVETCIEAFGPKRAMFESNFPPDKGQCSYQVIFNAFKRIASPLSEAEKAALFSQTATDVYRLELPS is encoded by the coding sequence ATGGCCGCAAGCGGTCTACCTGCCAACACGAGCGGGCTGTTCGTCGAGCCGCGCGAGGACTGGCTCGCGCTGCATCAGGAGGAGATCATCGATCCCTTGCGGCCGATCGTCGATCCCCATCACCATCTCTGGAATCGCGGTCACCGCTATCTGATCGAGGAGATGGCGGCCGACATTGCCTCCGGCCACAACATCGTCGCCACCGTCTACGTCGATTGCCGCTCGATGTACCGCGCGCACGGGCCCGAGGCATTCCGGCCCGTCGGCGAAGTCGAGTTCGCCAACGGCGTCGCCGCGATGAGCGCGAGCGGTGCTTACGGCAAGGCCGCGATCTGCGCCGGCATCGTCAGCCACGCCAATCTTCTGCTGGGTGACGCCGCAAAGGGCGTGCTGGAAGCCGAGATCGCGGCCGGCAACGGGCGCTTCCGCGGCATCCGGCATTCCTCTGCCTGGGACGAAGACCCCGTTGTCGCCGGCATGTATGCGAACAGGCCAAAGGGGCTGTTACGGGACCCGAGCTTCCGCAAAGGATTTGCCTGCCTCGCACCCTTGAAGCTCAGCTTCGACGCCTGGCTGTTCCATCCGCAGATCGATGAACTCACCGAGCTCGCGCGCGCCTTCCCTGACACCAGGATCGTGCTCGACCATTGCGGCGGCCCGGCCGGAATCGGCCGCTTCGCCGGACGACGGGAGGAGGTGTTTCCGCAGTGGCGCGCCTCGATCCGGGAGATCGCGACATGCGAGAACGTCGTGGTCAAGCTCGGCGGCCTCGCAATGTGCCTGCTCGGCTACGACTTCCATTTGCGCGAGAGGCCGCCGTCATCCGAGGAACTTGCCGCGGCCTGGCGGCCCTACGTCGAGACCTGTATCGAGGCGTTTGGTCCAAAGCGCGCGATGTTCGAGAGCAATTTCCCGCCGGACAAGGGCCAGTGCAGCTACCAGGTCATCTTCAACGCTTTCAAGCGTATCGCCTCGCCTCTGAGCGAGGCGGAGAAGGCGGCGCTGTTCTCGCAGACCGCGACCGATGTCTACCGGCTCGAACTCCCGTCATGA